In Mycobacterium gallinarum, a single window of DNA contains:
- a CDS encoding EamA family transporter — translation MGGIASRRVAALRVVVISYPVALILLTVIAIPVGGVVSTPAVVWGLASGVAQAFGVWWFYAALGAGPISVVSPLTAILVAGIPVGVGLALGERPGPLAAVGVVVALVAVVLVSRDATDEPLARRATDTDEDDTRHRFTVKVAWLTVGSGVAFGMNFVLLDQVPVDAKLWPLVFGRLAATAIVLLAAVLTANLTIERGVPLRLALTAAALDTVANVATLLALQSGMLSLAGVLIALYPAATVVLAIVVLRERVTRWQAVGMALALAAVAMIAAG, via the coding sequence GTGGGAGGTATCGCCTCACGCCGGGTCGCCGCGCTGCGCGTGGTGGTGATCTCCTACCCGGTCGCGTTGATCCTGTTGACGGTGATCGCCATACCGGTCGGGGGAGTGGTCTCGACCCCGGCCGTGGTGTGGGGGCTGGCCTCCGGTGTCGCGCAGGCGTTCGGCGTCTGGTGGTTCTACGCCGCTTTGGGCGCGGGTCCGATCTCCGTTGTGTCACCCCTCACTGCGATCCTGGTCGCGGGCATCCCCGTTGGAGTCGGCCTGGCACTCGGTGAGCGTCCGGGTCCGTTGGCCGCCGTCGGTGTCGTTGTGGCGTTGGTGGCGGTGGTGCTCGTCAGCCGGGATGCCACCGATGAGCCGCTTGCGCGAAGAGCGACAGATACCGACGAGGACGACACGCGGCACAGGTTCACCGTGAAGGTCGCGTGGTTGACGGTGGGTTCCGGCGTAGCGTTCGGCATGAATTTCGTCCTGCTCGACCAAGTGCCGGTCGATGCCAAGCTGTGGCCGCTGGTGTTCGGCAGGCTCGCCGCCACAGCGATCGTGCTGCTGGCAGCGGTGCTCACCGCGAACCTGACCATTGAACGGGGTGTGCCGTTGCGGCTTGCGCTCACAGCGGCGGCGCTCGACACCGTCGCCAACGTCGCTACGTTGCTCGCACTGCAGTCCGGCATGCTGTCGTTGGCGGGGGTGCTGATCGCGCTGTATCCGGCCGCGACCGTGGTGTTGGCGATTGTCGTGCTGCGCGAGCGGGTGACCCGCTGGCAGGCGGTCGGCATGGCGTTGGCGTTGGCGGCCGTCGCGATGATCGCGGCGGGCTAA
- a CDS encoding putative bifunctional diguanylate cyclase/phosphodiesterase, with translation MNRVSVTNGQLRLGLFAGVLVLLCVNALALWGEATARQVHFALQTIAGMAALVCALTVAWRVTGHARTWRLLGVATILCHLVGDVIWWSSRATAGGTAPWPAVVAYFVSASLALAALGVLASVGVGIAPPRRGPMRIARVVNGIDGLVAAIAFVTLAMIAGVGALKGAALPRSGNTAVVITYTAFQVVVVVSAVLIAMLYRTDRPYRANVLLLAAGSLMLISSDRVVAYLRTVGFERGDLWGGIGFVLGLLLIAYGMLELKQPPVPAIDRDAMDWLRVLLPYLGFVGTAVLFGFHVMIGQRLSLPVVCGALVMVALVAARQLIEVRSQWNLTRRLYEAQRRLAHQVYHDALTGLPNRLMFTERLDEAMLDGRFVLIFIDLDDFKEVNDRFGHAAGDDLLRAIAERLERCVRDTDTLARIGGDEFAILIDGEVEQLEGAAERLRVALRDPFALHGTSVRVKASMGLVRPGTEGVAQTSDDLLRQADISMYAGKRLGKDTAVVYQPSSGSTIDFPTALRNADGEAPPGFRLVYQVVVQLPEGNPVAVEALARWTTPTGIEISPETFVAAAEAAGLAADLDALVLDTACRDVQQAGLDLDIHVNIGAGRLGNPTFEQQVRLALTRHHLPPNRLVVEITETLPIVDLAQAAAQIKRLNALGVKVALDDFGAGFNSLMYMHALPVQIVKLDRGLATADQARDLTLYRSVIGLCDELGLTVIVEGIESAAQSDAVYRAGGRLAQGHLYGYPVPISELSVTPARVGRV, from the coding sequence ATGAACCGGGTGTCGGTGACGAACGGCCAGTTGCGCCTCGGACTGTTTGCCGGCGTCCTGGTGCTGCTGTGTGTCAACGCGTTGGCACTGTGGGGCGAGGCCACAGCGCGGCAGGTGCATTTCGCGCTCCAGACAATCGCGGGCATGGCGGCGTTGGTGTGTGCATTGACGGTGGCGTGGCGGGTGACCGGCCATGCGCGAACGTGGCGTCTGCTCGGTGTCGCAACCATCCTGTGCCACCTGGTCGGTGATGTGATCTGGTGGTCGAGCCGCGCAACTGCAGGCGGCACTGCACCGTGGCCGGCCGTCGTCGCGTATTTCGTCTCGGCTTCCTTGGCCCTGGCAGCGCTCGGCGTGCTCGCATCGGTTGGAGTCGGCATAGCTCCACCTCGCCGCGGTCCGATGCGCATCGCCCGCGTGGTCAACGGAATCGACGGGTTGGTAGCAGCCATAGCGTTTGTGACGCTCGCGATGATCGCTGGAGTCGGCGCTCTCAAAGGCGCTGCCTTACCCCGATCCGGTAACACGGCGGTGGTGATCACATACACCGCGTTCCAAGTGGTGGTGGTCGTGTCGGCGGTGCTGATCGCGATGCTGTATCGGACCGATCGGCCCTATCGTGCGAACGTCCTTCTGCTCGCCGCCGGCTCATTGATGCTGATCAGCTCCGACCGTGTGGTCGCATATCTGCGAACGGTCGGATTCGAACGCGGCGATCTGTGGGGCGGCATCGGGTTCGTCCTGGGCTTGTTGCTGATCGCATACGGGATGCTGGAGCTGAAACAACCACCGGTCCCGGCCATCGACCGCGACGCCATGGACTGGCTGAGGGTCCTACTGCCGTATCTCGGATTCGTGGGCACTGCGGTGTTGTTCGGGTTTCACGTGATGATCGGGCAGCGGCTGAGTTTACCCGTCGTCTGCGGGGCCCTGGTCATGGTCGCGCTCGTCGCGGCCCGCCAGCTCATCGAGGTGCGGTCACAATGGAACCTGACCAGGCGCCTTTACGAAGCCCAGCGCAGACTGGCCCACCAGGTGTACCACGACGCATTGACTGGTCTGCCTAACCGGCTGATGTTCACCGAACGTCTCGACGAGGCGATGCTGGATGGCCGGTTTGTTTTGATCTTCATCGACCTCGATGACTTCAAAGAGGTGAACGACCGCTTCGGGCACGCGGCGGGCGACGACCTACTGCGCGCGATAGCGGAGCGCCTTGAACGGTGTGTCCGCGACACCGACACGCTGGCGCGGATCGGCGGCGACGAGTTCGCGATTTTGATCGACGGCGAGGTGGAACAGCTGGAGGGCGCGGCCGAACGTCTGCGGGTCGCACTGCGCGATCCATTTGCGCTGCACGGTACTTCGGTGCGAGTCAAGGCCAGTATGGGCCTGGTCAGGCCCGGAACCGAGGGCGTGGCGCAGACGTCCGACGATCTGCTGAGGCAGGCCGACATCTCGATGTATGCCGGCAAGCGGCTCGGCAAGGACACCGCCGTGGTCTATCAACCGTCTTCGGGTTCGACCATCGATTTTCCGACGGCACTGCGGAATGCCGACGGCGAGGCCCCGCCCGGCTTCCGGCTCGTCTATCAAGTGGTGGTGCAGTTGCCCGAGGGCAACCCGGTCGCCGTCGAAGCTCTGGCCAGGTGGACCACACCGACCGGAATCGAGATATCACCCGAGACGTTCGTTGCCGCGGCGGAGGCGGCGGGGCTGGCGGCAGACCTCGATGCGCTGGTACTCGACACCGCATGTCGTGACGTTCAGCAGGCAGGCCTGGACCTCGACATCCACGTGAACATCGGCGCGGGCCGGCTGGGTAACCCCACCTTCGAGCAGCAGGTGCGACTCGCGCTGACGCGACATCACCTCCCGCCGAACCGCCTGGTCGTGGAGATCACCGAGACGCTGCCCATCGTCGACCTCGCCCAGGCTGCGGCGCAGATCAAACGACTGAATGCGCTCGGTGTGAAGGTGGCGCTGGACGACTTCGGTGCGGGGTTCAATTCGCTGATGTACATGCACGCCCTGCCGGTGCAGATCGTCAAGCTGGACCGCGGCCTGGCCACCGCCGATCAGGCACGGGACCTGACGCTGTACCGCTCGGTCATCGGACTGTGCGACGAGCTCGGATTGACCGTGATCGTCGAGGGCATCGAGTCTGCCGCGCAGTCCGACGCGGTGTACCGCGCGGGTGGCCGCCTGGCCCAGGGCCATTTGTACGGGTATCCGGTGCCGATATCCGAACTGAGCGTGACGCCGGCGCGCGTCGGGCGGGTCTGA
- a CDS encoding MerR family transcriptional regulator — translation MEPVAWSTREVAELAGTSLRAVRHYHQIGLLPEPERRSNGYKQYGVAHLVRLVRIKRLTDLGFSLPQIAAMGESDDHPEQALRELDAELTETIDRLQRARDELRELLEHAAPTDLPPDFVAPDTAAKMTDADRKLVVVLSRVLGPRGRRTYADMIRETPDDPAATELDNLPAEADEATRRDLAERLAPYIRAINDAHPELAEFRSDAPRGERFAEEAIGAAMVDLYNPAQLDVLRRAGEIVRNLSAREDHPRG, via the coding sequence ATGGAACCCGTGGCGTGGAGCACCCGGGAAGTCGCCGAACTCGCCGGCACCAGCCTGCGGGCGGTGCGGCACTACCACCAGATAGGCCTGCTGCCCGAGCCGGAACGTCGCAGCAACGGCTACAAGCAGTATGGCGTCGCGCACCTCGTCCGGTTGGTGCGCATCAAACGGCTGACCGACCTCGGCTTCTCCCTCCCCCAGATCGCCGCGATGGGCGAATCCGACGATCATCCCGAACAGGCGCTGCGCGAGCTGGACGCCGAACTGACCGAGACGATCGACCGCCTGCAGCGCGCCCGCGACGAACTCCGCGAGCTGCTGGAGCACGCGGCGCCGACGGATCTGCCCCCCGACTTCGTAGCGCCAGACACCGCGGCGAAGATGACCGACGCCGATCGCAAACTCGTCGTCGTGCTGAGCCGTGTGCTGGGACCGCGCGGCAGGCGAACCTACGCGGACATGATCCGTGAGACACCGGATGACCCCGCGGCGACCGAACTAGACAATCTGCCTGCCGAGGCCGACGAGGCGACCCGTCGCGACCTCGCCGAACGACTCGCCCCCTACATCCGGGCGATCAACGACGCGCACCCCGAACTCGCGGAGTTCCGCTCGGATGCACCGCGAGGAGAACGATTCGCCGAGGAGGCGATCGGTGCCGCAATGGTCGACCTGTACAACCCGGCACAGTTGGACGTGCTGCGCAGGGCGGGCGAGATCGTGCGCAATCTCAGTGCGCGAGAGGATCATCCACGCGGATGA